The following are from one region of the Deinococcus radiopugnans ATCC 19172 genome:
- a CDS encoding LCP family protein, which produces MRRRVIGLVVLAGVVAVAAPAFPFLARYGTLPHKPDGPVTVLLAGVTPRYDEQAPVWPWPARPEDYSGLTDTIVLAQLRPDGTTNMLSIPRDTWVNVPQYGWGKINGSNPHGGPETLMGAVQSLTGVRVDAYALLSLNAMRAMTQAAGGVTLDVAQDMKYDDNAGKLHIDLKAGRQHLTGEEAEGYLRFRKDNLGDIGRVARQQNFLGALLNKVKSPLNWWRLPGMVGAVDRNMKSNLSREQVAGLLGAALSGPKVAMHTVPGNFGGGGTWVPDRAALSQLVDQNFTDPNDPRRLSIAVVNTAAPAGSARRLKDRLESLGYLQVSVSNGTQGSAVTTVTGPQAERILRDVGHGQVVQAPGVPGADVTVRLGSDTPAD; this is translated from the coding sequence GTGCGGCGGCGTGTGATCGGTCTGGTGGTTCTGGCGGGTGTGGTGGCAGTGGCGGCTCCTGCTTTTCCTTTTCTGGCGCGGTACGGAACGCTGCCCCACAAGCCTGACGGCCCGGTCACGGTGCTGCTGGCGGGCGTGACCCCCAGATACGACGAGCAGGCCCCGGTGTGGCCCTGGCCGGCCCGCCCCGAGGATTACAGCGGGCTGACCGACACCATCGTGCTGGCGCAGTTGCGGCCCGACGGTACCACCAACATGCTGAGCATTCCGCGCGACACCTGGGTCAATGTGCCGCAGTACGGCTGGGGCAAGATCAACGGCTCAAACCCGCACGGCGGCCCCGAAACCCTGATGGGCGCGGTTCAGAGCCTGACCGGCGTCCGGGTGGATGCCTACGCCCTGCTGTCGCTGAACGCCATGCGCGCCATGACGCAGGCGGCTGGCGGCGTAACGCTGGACGTGGCCCAGGACATGAAGTACGACGATAACGCCGGCAAACTGCATATCGACCTCAAGGCGGGGCGACAGCACCTGACGGGCGAGGAAGCCGAGGGGTACCTGCGCTTCCGCAAGGACAATCTGGGCGACATCGGCCGGGTGGCGCGGCAGCAGAACTTTCTGGGCGCACTGTTGAACAAGGTGAAAAGCCCGCTGAACTGGTGGCGCCTGCCCGGCATGGTGGGGGCGGTGGACCGCAACATGAAAAGCAACCTCAGCCGCGAGCAGGTGGCTGGCCTTCTGGGGGCGGCCCTGAGCGGGCCTAAAGTTGCCATGCACACGGTTCCCGGCAACTTCGGCGGGGGGGGCACCTGGGTGCCGGACCGGGCCGCGCTGTCGCAGCTTGTAGATCAAAACTTCACCGACCCCAATGATCCGCGCCGCCTGAGCATCGCCGTGGTCAACACCGCCGCCCCCGCCGGCAGCGCCCGCCGCCTGAAAGACCGCCTAGAGAGCCTGGGCTACCTGCAGGTCAGCGTCTCCAACGGCACCCAGGGCAGCGCCGTGACCACCGTCACCGGACCGCAGGCAGAGCGCATCCTGCGCGACGTAGGCCACGGTCAGGTGGTGCAGGCTCCCGGCGTGCCCGGCGCGGACGTGACCGTGCGGCTGGGCAGCGACACGCCTGCGGACTGA